One Thalassotalea hakodatensis DNA segment encodes these proteins:
- a CDS encoding chaperone NapD, whose product MKATNSKQTNDGCTESTEYHVASFVAHITPQQTNAFSQEIEAQHGAQVHAVSNDGKVVFTIEAQHQKHIAFVVEQFRNFIGLYSLSPVYHQFLTEE is encoded by the coding sequence ATGAAAGCAACAAACAGCAAACAAACAAATGATGGTTGTACAGAATCAACCGAATACCATGTCGCCAGTTTTGTGGCACATATTACTCCACAACAAACAAATGCGTTCAGCCAAGAAATTGAAGCGCAACATGGCGCACAAGTCCACGCAGTTAGTAACGATGGCAAAGTTGTTTTTACTATTGAAGCTCAACACCAAAAACACATTGCGTTTGTTGTTGAACAGTTCAGAAATTTTATCGGGCTTTACAGTTTATCGCCCGTTTATCATCAATTTTTAACCGAAGAATAA
- the napE gene encoding periplasmic nitrate reductase, NapE protein, whose protein sequence is MEQNISSEKQRKYEKNTFLFLAVFLAPILSVIIVGGFGFIVWISQMLFGPPTS, encoded by the coding sequence ATGGAACAAAATATATCCTCAGAGAAACAGCGTAAATACGAAAAGAATACCTTCCTTTTTCTTGCGGTATTTTTAGCGCCAATCTTATCAGTCATTATCGTTGGTGGGTTCGGTTTTATCGTCTGGATATCACAGATGTTGTTTGGCCCACCTACTTCTTAA